The sequence AATAATTATCAAACCATGAATCGTAAATGAGCGCTTTTAAAGGAGCGCTAGCATCACCGCTAGGAGCAGGAATAGTCGTAATGATTTTTTCTAACAAATCTTTAATGCCAATCTTAGCTTTAGCGCTCACTTCATTAACGCTAGAGCAATCAATCCCTATGGTGTCTTCTATATCTTGTTTGACTTCCAAAACATTCGCATTCGGCAAATCAATTTTATTGATCACCGGTAAAATTTCTAAATGATTGTCTAAAGCGATATAAGTGTTTGCAATGGTTTGCGCTTCCACGCCTTGAGTGGCATCTACCACTAATAACGCCCCCTCGCACGAACACAGAGAGCGAGACACTTCATAGCTAAAATCCACATGCCCTGGAGTGTCAATGAGGTTTAACACATAATCTTCCCCCTTAAGCGTGTAATTTAAGCGCACGCTTTGAGCTTTAATCGTAATACCCCTTTCTTTTTCAATATCCATAGTATCCATCACTTGGCTTGTCATTTCTCTATTACTAATAGCATTGCATTCAGCGATCAAGCAATCCGCTAAAGTGCTTTTACCATGGTCAATATGAGCGATAATGGAAAAATTGCGGATATTTTTCATAGGCGTTGGCGTCGTTGGTTTCATTTCTCTTGTCCTAAATCTTTTAAAATGGCGTCAGTCAAACTCTCTGTATCTAAGCCTAAGGATTTTTCCACTAAAGCGGTGTTCCCATGCATGACAAATTCATCAACAATTTCAAAGCTTTTAACAGGCTTTAATATATTTTGTTCGCTCAAAAACTCTAAAATCGCACTAGCCACCCCCCCAAGCTTGTAATTATCGCTAAAAACATAGAGCTTTTTATAAGGCGCGACAATTGAGCTTAAATTGTGATCTAAAGGTTTAAGGAATCTCAAGTCTAAAAGAGCGCACTCTATGTTTTTTTCTTTTAAAGCCAATTGGACTAAATAAGCCCTCCCTACGCCATTACCATAGCCAATGAGCAAAATTTCGCCCTCTTTTTGTAATAATTCGCTTTGCCCTAAAACAAATCCGCTAGGCTCAAAAACCCCCTCTTTTAATACAAACGATCCCCTAGGGTAGCGGAACGCGCAAGGGCTTAAATCGTATTCATTAGCAAAATGCACGGCGTTTTTTAAAGTCTCATTATCTCGTGGGGCAAAAATGACCATGTTGGGGATAGAGCGCAAATACGACACATCTAAAAGGCCTTGGTGCGTCTCACCATCTTCACCCACAATCCCAGCTCTGTCAATAGCTAATTTAATCGGCAAACTAGAAATGCAAGCGTCATGCACAATGGAATCATAAGCTCTCTGTAAAAAAGTAGAATAGATGCTCACAAAAGGTTTAAACCCTTCTTTAGCCATAGCGCTGCTAGAGGTTAAGGCATGCTGTTCAGCGATAGCGACATCAAAAAAACGCAAAGGGTAAGCGTCAATGAGCTTGTCTAACCCTGTGCCGCTAGGCATCGCAGCGGTTACGCCTACGATTTTGTCATCTTTCTTGGCTAATTCTAAAAGGGTGTTAGAATAGATTTCAGTGGGCGATAAAATCGCGCTTTTAGTTTTTTTAGACATGCCGGTATCCAAATCAAAAGGCCCTACCCCATGCCATTTTTCATACCGCCCTTCAGCGATTTTATAGCCTTTACCCTTTAAGGTTTGTGCATGAATAAGCACCGGTTCTTTAAGCTCTCTAGCTAATTTTAAGGTTTCAATAATCGTGCTTAAATCATGCCCATTAATAGGCCCTATGTAGTTAATGCCTAATTCTTCAAAAAACACGCCTGGGGTGATGAGTTTAAAAGATTCTTCAAAACGGCTCACTAAATAATTCACGCTTTCAGGTAAGGTGTTTAAGATTTTTTTCACTTTAGAGCGGAAAGACTGATAAAACGGACCTTTCATGAGCTGGCTAAGGGCTTTGGATAAGGCTCCAATAGGCGTGCTGATACT comes from Helicobacter acinonychis and encodes:
- the dxs gene encoding 1-deoxy-D-xylulose-5-phosphate synthase gives rise to the protein MQNKTFDLNPNDIASLEAVCQTLRERILEVVSTNGGHLSSSLGAVELIVGMHALFDCQKNPFIFDTSHQAYAHKLLTGRFESFSTLRQFKGLSGFTKPSESAYDYFIAGHSSTSVSVGVGVAKAFRLKQELGMPIALLGDGSISAGIFYEALNELGDRKYPMIMILNDNEMSISTPIGALSKALSQLMKGPFYQSFRSKVKKILNTLPESVNYLVSRFEESFKLITPGVFFEELGINYIGPINGHDLSTIIETLKLARELKEPVLIHAQTLKGKGYKIAEGRYEKWHGVGPFDLDTGMSKKTKSAILSPTEIYSNTLLELAKKDDKIVGVTAAMPSGTGLDKLIDAYPLRFFDVAIAEQHALTSSSAMAKEGFKPFVSIYSTFLQRAYDSIVHDACISSLPIKLAIDRAGIVGEDGETHQGLLDVSYLRSIPNMVIFAPRDNETLKNAVHFANEYDLSPCAFRYPRGSFVLKEGVFEPSGFVLGQSELLQKEGEILLIGYGNGVGRAYLVQLALKEKNIECALLDLRFLKPLDHNLSSIVAPYKKLYVFSDNYKLGGVASAILEFLSEQNILKPVKSFEIVDEFVMHGNTALVEKSLGLDTESLTDAILKDLGQEK